The Desulfobulbus propionicus DSM 2032 DNA segment ATGAACGAATTGCATTCACTGGAACACTACCGCGAGGCAATCGCCCAATGCGTGCGCTGCGGCGCCTGCCAAGCCCACTGCCCGGTATATCGGGAGACCGGCCGCGAGGGCTCGGTGGCCCGGGGCAAGATCGTGCTGGCGGCGGCGGTGCTCAACGGCGAGGTCGGGCTGGATGAGCGGCTGCGCGAGGAGATCGGCCTCTGTCTGCTGTGCGGTTCCTGCGTGGTCAAATGCCCCAACCGGGTGCCCACCGATGCCATTGTCGGCGCGCTTCGCCGACAGATCACCGCCGAGCACGGCCTGTCGCCGATCGGCAAGGGGGTGGCGGCCCTGACCGGGTCCAAGTCGTTGCTCAAAACCCTGGTGAAAGGCGCGGACCTGCTCTCGCCCCTGCTGTTCAAAAAAATCCCCGAAAGCAGTGGCCTGCGGCTGCGATTCTCGCCGGAACTGCTGCGGGAACGCAGCCTGCCGCCGATTGCCGACCGGGATCTCTTTGCCCGGGTGCCGGAGTTTCTTGAGGGCGAGGCAGACAAACCGGTGCTGGGAGTCTTTGCCGGCTGCGCCCTCACCTACCTCTACCCCCAGATAGGGGAACTGCTGGTGCGCCTGCCGCACCGCCTCGGCTATTCGGTGTTTCTCCCCAGAGCCCAGGGCTGCTGCGGCATGCCGGCCCTGTCCTCGGGCAACGGACCGCTGATCGACAAGCTCTCAACCGCCAATATCAGGGCCTTTGCCGGCCGCGAGGTGACGGCCGTCCTCACCGCCTGCGCTTCCTGCCACGGCATGCTCGCCGGCCATTCCGGCAAACAGGCGGGCACGCCTTTTACCGCGCCGCTGATGGACATCCATGCGTTTTTCCACCAGCAGGGGCTGGTCGATCGCCTGGCATCGCTTCCCCGATGGCAACAGCGCATCCGGGTCACCTACCACGACCCCTGCCATCTCCGCGGCGCGGGGATCGTCAAGGAACCGCGCGCCCTGTTGCGCGCCCTGCCCCAGGTCGATTTTGTCGACATGGAAGACGCCGGACTGTGCTGCGGCCTGGGCGGCACCTTCACCGCCGCGCATCCGGAACTGAGCCGCACCATCGGCGACCGCAAAGTCCAGGGTCTGCGGGCAAGCGGGGCGGCCGTGGTAGCCAGCGGCTGTCCCGGCTGCATTCTCCAACTGCAGGATATCATCGACCGATCCGGCCTGCCGATACGCGCGGTGCATACCCTGGAACTGATCCACCAGGCCCTCAACGAGCCAGCGCAATGACCGATATTCGCACCCTGGACCTGCGCTATGGACGCGACCGTCTCCAGTTCACCGTCCCTGGTCATGCCGACATCCTCGATATTCGCGAGCCACGGGCCACGGTCAGCCGCGCCTCGTTTCTCGACGGTGTGTACCGTTTACTGCCGTCCTCCCTGCCGCCGGGCCCCATTGCCATTGTCGTCGCCGACAAAACCCGCCTCTGCGACTATCCCTTGGTCCTGCCCTGGCTGATTGAAGCCCTTCTGGCGCGGGGCGCGCAACACGAACAGATCTGCTTTTATATCGCCTACGGCACCCACAGCCGGCAGAGCGAGGAAGAATCGCTGGCTGCCTACGGTCCCCTGTACCGCGATTTTCCCTTCATCCACCACCAATGCACCGAACCGGATCGGTTCATTGACCTGGGGCGGACCAGTCGCGGCACACCGGCACGCATTCGCAAGGAGTTGCCCGATGCCGAACTGCTCATTACCGTAGGAGCGATTTCCCATCACTATTTCGCGGGATTCGGCGGTGGCCGCAAACTGCTCTTTCCCGGCTTGGGCGAGCGGGAGGCAATCTATCACAATCATCGGCTGTTTCTC contains these protein-coding regions:
- a CDS encoding (Fe-S)-binding protein; protein product: MNELHSLEHYREAIAQCVRCGACQAHCPVYRETGREGSVARGKIVLAAAVLNGEVGLDERLREEIGLCLLCGSCVVKCPNRVPTDAIVGALRRQITAEHGLSPIGKGVAALTGSKSLLKTLVKGADLLSPLLFKKIPESSGLRLRFSPELLRERSLPPIADRDLFARVPEFLEGEADKPVLGVFAGCALTYLYPQIGELLVRLPHRLGYSVFLPRAQGCCGMPALSSGNGPLIDKLSTANIRAFAGREVTAVLTACASCHGMLAGHSGKQAGTPFTAPLMDIHAFFHQQGLVDRLASLPRWQQRIRVTYHDPCHLRGAGIVKEPRALLRALPQVDFVDMEDAGLCCGLGGTFTAAHPELSRTIGDRKVQGLRASGAAVVASGCPGCILQLQDIIDRSGLPIRAVHTLELIHQALNEPAQ